The Colletotrichum higginsianum IMI 349063 chromosome 2, whole genome shotgun sequence genome has a segment encoding these proteins:
- a CDS encoding MoaC family protein, with the protein MPNRTTLPAFALAPGISRVPTHLFGPSTTTSHHQVRLFSSTALRHGNDNNSNSSSRNDSNDSSNPRPSPSLTHVSPTTGSAHMVSIASKQPTARVARASCTVTFSSPLALRLIRASQVKKGDVLGTARVAGIMAAKRTPDLIPLCHPIALSHVAVEVEPASAADDETVLRVEATVECEGKTGVEMEALTAAGAAALTVYDMCKAVDKAMVIGGLRVVLKDGGKSGRWEMP; encoded by the coding sequence ATGCCGAACCGGACGACGCTCCCGGCCTTCGCCTTGGCTCCGGGCATCTCGAGGGTTCCCACCCACCTCTTCGgaccgtcgacgacgacctctcACCACCAAGTccgcctcttctcctcgaccgcTCTCCGGCacggcaacgacaacaacagcaacagcagcagccgcaacGACAGCAACGACAGCAGCAACCCCCGGCCGTCCCCGTCCCTCACCCACGTGTCCCCGACGACGGGCTCGGCGCACATGGTCTCCATCGCCTCCAAGCAGCCGACGGCGCGCGTCGCCCGGGCCTCGTGCACCGTGACCTTCTCCAGCCCGCTCGCGCTCCGCCTCATCCGCGCCTCGCAGgtcaagaagggcgacgtcctcggcacGGCGCGCGTCGCGGGCATCATGGCCGCCAAGCGCACGCCCGACCTGATCCCGCTGTGCCACCCGATCGCGCTCTCgcacgtcgccgtcgaggtcgagcccgcgagcgccgccgacgacgagacggtCCTCCGCGTCGAGGCCACCGTCGAGTGCGAGGGCAAGACGGGCGTCGAGATGGAGGCCctgaccgccgccggcgccgccgcgctgaCCGTCTACGACATGTGCAAGgccgtcgacaaggccatggtcatcggcggcctgAGGGTCGTGCTGAAGGACGGCGGGAAGAGCGGGCGGTGGGAGATGCCGTAG
- a CDS encoding Molybdenum cofactor biosynthesis protein A: protein MRHGTWSRAVLRTGGDLSRHGRPQLARSRQPQTRRCLNTVAAPAAAAHVTTTTTPATAQQQQQQQQQQQQQQQQQQQHDEQQRPPTGRRLAKETKPFSDFLTDTFHRQHDYLRISVTERCNLRCVYCMPEEGVPLSPTSELLTTPEIVLLSSVFVSQGVTKIRLTGGEPTVRRDIVPLMQQIGALRPRGLRELCLTTNGLSLHRKLDSMVEAGLTGVNLSLDTLDPHMFQVMTRRNGFDAVRKSIDRILELNRLGAGIRFKINCVVMRGRNDAEIVPFVDMTRDLDLEVRFIEYMPFDGNRWNKGKMLPYAEMLDVIRAAHPTLAKVRDHKNDTSKTWHVPGFAGRIGFITSMTHNFCGTCNRLRITSDGNLKVCLFGNTEVSLRDILRRANNGDPIDERALEAMRQIEMDRRQGLADPNTPLGLALNEAELLDVIGMAVKRKKEKHAGIGALEHMKNRPMILIGG from the coding sequence ATGAGGCACGGCACATGGTCTCGCGCAGTCCTGCGCACCGGCGGAGACCTGTCACGGCATGGTAGACCGCAGCTGGCGCGCTCACGACAGCCTCAGACGAGGAGGTGTCTGAAtaccgtcgccgcccccgccgcagcagcccacgttacgacgacgacgacgcccgccaccgcacagcaacagcagcagcagcagcagcagcaacaacaacaacaacaacaacaacaacaacatgaTGAACAGCAACGGCCTCCCAccggccgccgtctcgccAAGGAAACCAAACCCTTCTCCGACTTCCTGACCGACACCTTCCACCGGCAACACGACTACCTCCGCATCTCCGTGACGGAACGGTGCAACCTGCGGTGCGTGTACTGCATGCCCGAGGAGGGcgtgccgctgtcgccgacgagcgagCTGCTGACGACGCCCGAGATCGTGCTGCTGTCGTCCGTCTTCGTGTCCCAGGGCGTCACCAAGATCCGGCTGACGGGCGGCGAGCCGACGGTGCGCCGCGACATCGTGCCGCTCATGCAGCAGATCGGCGCGCTCCGGCCCCGCGGCCTGCGCGAGCTGTGCCTGACGACCAACGGGCTCTCGCTGCACCGCAAGCTCGACAGCatggtcgaggccggcctgaCGGGCGTCAACCTCAGCCTCGACACCCTCGACCCGCACATGTTCCAGGTCATGACGCGCCGCAACGgcttcgacgccgtccgcaAGAGCATCGACCGCATCCTCGAGCTCAaccgcctcggcgccggcatccgGTTCAAGATCAACTGCGTCGTCATGCGCGGCCGCAACGACGCCGAGATCGTCCCCTTTGTCGACATGACgcgcgacctcgacctcgaggtgCGCTTCATCGAGTACATGCCCTTCGACGGCAACCGCTGGAACAAGGGCAAGATGCTGCCCTACGCCGAGATGCTCGACGTCATCCGCGCCGCCCACCCGACCCTCGCCAAGGTCCGGGACCACAAGAACGACACGAGCAAGACGTGGCACGTCCCCGGCTTCGCGGGCCGCATCGGCTTCATCACGAGCATGACGCACAACTTCTGCGGCACCTGCAACCGCCTGCGCATCACGAGCGACGGCAACCTCAAGGTCTGCCTGTTCGGCAACACCGAGGTGTCGCTGCGCGACATCCTGCGCCGCGCCAACAACGGCGACCCCATCGACGAgcgcgccctcgaggccatgaGGCAGATCGAGATGGACCGCCGCCAGGGGCTCGCCGACCCGAACACCCCGCTCGGCCTGGCCCtcaacgaggccgagctgctcgacgtcATCGGCATGGCCGTCAAgcggaagaaggagaagcacgccggcatcggcgccCTGGAGCACATGAAGAACAGGCCCATGATCTTGATAGGTGGGTAA
- a CDS encoding WD40 domain-containing protein yields the protein MMHFSSVFKSSVRCAPSPDGNLIATLLFPATISLRSVESLETVHCIKLPSNLGPAYALRWSPSSRRILACYADQIHVYSALAPGYHAVIRNPATPNLKPTFVQFGSSDTEVFMCSSYGLKFSVFDLATGRTVEISNPKFHQAAVASRGFALRPGSAHLAILTRVAGKDIVGIQHPKTREVLRSWQPDTVDAQGLVWTPDGCWLVMWESAAQGHKILFYTPDGHLFKTWSGPSPVEAEDEHYDLGAGVKVCQLSPDGARMAVCDYTRTVRVIDTKTATESMRLDHPTAITPRETVQIWQEQIGNVQSGSHHSFSRATQSVSAPTRTANGGPDAKPAPTLSSFDASSGLLATTLEDWPSTVWVWDLASSELRAVLIFHSNIAGFSWHPTQREVLMVTNEGDSYAGLVFVWDPLSDGPRTVDFGARLPETKVMGKPQVSWLEWAGDAAVLLLGDGRHHLLASVAGSEDSGAPWQDARRNDLTMTTGKDDTQLSAPTLDDFDEDLSGLDMSQVDDTFSFKKV from the exons ATGATGCACTTTTCAAGCGTCTTTAAAT CGTCGGTGCGCTGCGCCCCAAGTCCCGATGGCAACCTGATTGCAACACTGCTGTTTCCGGCCACCATCAGCCTGCGATCCGTCGAATCCTTGGAGACCGTTCATTGCATCAAGCTGCCTTCCAACCTCGGCCCTGCCTATGCTCTGCGATGGTCTCCGTCTTCGCGCCGCATTCTCGCCTGCTATGCTGACCAGATTCACGTCTACTCGGCCTTGGCACCGGGCTACCATGCCGTCATCCGCAACCCCGCAACCCCCAACTTGAAGCCTACATTTGTTCAGTTCGGCTCCTCCGACACCGAAGTCTTCATGTGCTCCTCGTACGGACTCAAGTTCTCCGTCTTTGACCTGGCGACCGGGAGAACAGTCGAGATCAGCAACCCAAAGTTCCACCAGGCTGCCGTGGCCTCACGGGGGTTTGCTTTGAGGCCCGGCTCGGCTCACCTAGCCATCCTCACCAGAGTGGCCGGCAAAGACATCGTCGGCATCCAACACCCCAAGACGAGAGAGGTACTCCGGTCCTGGCAGCCTGACACCGTCGATGCTCAAGGCTTGGTCTGGACCCCAGACGGCTGCTGGCTCGTCATGTGGGAGTCGGCTGCCCAGGGTCACAAGATCTTGTTTTATACCCCGGACGGCCACCTCTTCAAGACGTGGTCTGGTCCCTCccccgtcgaggccgaggatgagcattacgacctcggcgccggcgtcaaggtcTGTCAACTCAGCCCGGATGGTGCCCGCATGGCCGTGTGCGATTACACCCGTACCGTTCGTGTCATTGACACCAAGACCGCCACCGAGTCGATGAGGCTTGACCATCCTACAGCCATCACTCCGAGAGAGACCGTTCAG ATCTGGCAAGAGCAAATCGGTAACGTCCAGTCGGGCTCCCACCACTCTTTTTCGAGAGCGACCCAATCCGTATCCGCTCCGACCCGTACAGCCAACGGAGGTCCCGATGCAAAGCCAGCCCCTACGCTTTCATCGTTCGATGCATCCTCGGGCCTCCTGGCTACGACGTTGGAAGACTGGCCAAGCACTGTTTGGGTCTGGGATCTGGCATCCTCCGAGCTCCGCGCCGTCTTGATCTTTCATAGCAACATTGCTGGTTTCTCCTGGCATCCGACGCAACGTGAGGTGCTGATGGTGACGAACGAAGGAGACAGCTACGCAGGCTTGGTGTTTGTTTGGGATCCCTTGTCCGATGGCCCGAGAACGGTAGACTTTGGCGCGCGCCTGCCCGAGACAAAGGTGATGGGAAAACCGCAGGTCTCGTGGCTGGAGTGGGCGGGGGACGCTGCTGTCCTTCTTTTGGGAGACGGTAGGCACCACCTTCTGGCCTCTGTTGCCGGATCCGAGGACTCGGGGGCTCCTTGGCAGGATGCCCGACGCAACGATTTGACCATGACCACGGGCAAAGACGATACTCAACTATCCGCCCCCACATTAGACGACTTCGACGAAGACCTGTCCGGTCTCGACATGTCCCAAGTCGACGACACCTTCTCCTTCAAGAAAGTATGA
- a CDS encoding Heat repeat protein, protein MSSTGGPNGSNGDQAQAAAAASPRPSTAASGPPPSQPPPATASPSAAADSAATSTPELDVPKLQSLPAEQQELFLLTFVTTLSKHVLSLPADDCTAQQFYLKKEIFQIINLPSPQPSRVVRNNLGKCLAHIFAHGDRKLLFETINDLISIISGAKSKADAGPRTKHAAVACLGDVYASAGDSAIGLHQLACVTLVKLLKSSSNNAGLRAAVFGSLGKIVKMVEGSVDENIARDIFKQSRSYATSDKGSLVVVSACRCLRTLVRHTAYFENSSDFEKLQAVIFKVMDSSSSQVRHAAAEALAEAMIRGYSETGVAEGAPVSSKASRRFSKKPPKRTGTQASMVADEDELPTSRPGSPAPGGKRTQDLALSLTEILKVLSTQYAKMPTSNKARAAIGVCYGKVLRKLGEKTVETNYLRILENLTIDLLGQPNIANNRYRLLISRRIVDTILQDIVGQKILGESGQTSAAKSIINDILKNYPQALTERPEPSKSTLIAALGAVASLINNLGSAANNFAESCRDGLLQVLQHPSYSVQVHASACMKAFVLACPQQLLPCLSVCMNSLSRELSLLTSGRNSPRRCVGFAHGLAATLSASPARPLHGSVDINSRVLTMATNLLKSSGQSELRVSSTQIQVAWILIGGLMSLGPNFVKIHLSQLLLLWKNALPKPLSKDNTAHRSFLEASFLTHVRECALGSILSFLQFNNRLLTVDVSKRIATMLQNTSAFLRTLPSKKITDDVAQRLTPALQLHDLDMMVQRRVLQCYIKLVNLSPAGGSEALLQSNLLTIAISLFADPENYSANSLSASIANAAATFETVWDVGDNSGFGITGLISGFKIKGLPGQQDNLIEGTPVETDTPEEAIDRLLLSPVCGTLEHDASLLYVGDTASEPTNPDPPATEVINMAIQLFAFVFPLTPAKVQESVLEQVRTFMSAGTLLRDTGRKAAINVNVSVAILSTLRVAVKETQSSPGNVTNLAVERLLQDMLRDFVIDGDQYVRSVAYAAVARLCNACGNAFTNHEIKYLVDTIVSNREPSARAGCAMALGSIQTKVGGMAAGYHLKTILGILMSLCNDPHPTVHFWALEALALASDAAGLSFASYVPSTLGMLAQLYVSDTHHPEISSAITMNLEMELSTPAAITRCVDSLINVLGPDLQDSTKSRELILNLVNQLQEEDDLLVQRATLSCLEHLSLYAPGYMNFEEYVRLLQRYLRSEYPILRDVAVDGLYNIMKRDPNDVIKAAEQGLEDHLWLVLDTAPTHDGIRNIIRNWMRQTCLADTGLWLQRFQNVLKMTRAKAKEESDTGIKKSGGMPDLQDEEVAGFAGTAKDDQDNKAASEVEPLRWQVTTFAIGCISDMFVLIAKDVMTNGESAAQLALQNKIGDVVRMAFSASTSSVLELRVWGLKIIGAVLKMFGRTPDPDFEEAMLLEQYQAQISSALTPAFAADSSPELASEAVNVCAGFISTGIVTDVDRMGRILKTLVSALENFSKEHENAGIGDLKGLSSNAQVMVKMSVFSAWAELQVASSEQKYLLDVLKPHIGTLTPLWLESLREFARLRFEPDISMTLGPPSLSGSLDTIYAALNRETLLKFYQESWLKLVDAIASLIEQDSEFVFDALDGKESEGINTNGHTKGPDINYRDEPVAFFFVLFGIAFEALATRPGQSDSLATQEQNLAILQALKKILHPSVSGHAIYREAIFSETMDLLDRLVLTEGLDVQGVIVEIARALCVSHPSARKKDSGDDGDLSDDIDQLFELTRIIVLVLAGLLPNLAEANQPVRHQMTEEAVLLIRSSLNALVDAAEVFPSIIKTDLHACIIHILATILATPGCQEVIVPQSLPTLKRFVGSMTKSRRAGGGGEDGKSPSPTDVQLQGCLRRFLSIYLNGQKREVPTSLTCVKNCLLASTILFTGGTNHLAANDPLVARYLDEVVDCLTDRMTAKIAANCIRSLILQANPTPADHTIARYLLPRLIAFVANTAPEDPENARSMIAHSLSQYVGVVPRDRVPVAMALVLPTLLARASSEGEDCYRDTSARLLELAAVDQNAFRSIVAGLNDGQRAFLEEVIRWGRQQGPAEQTAGGASGQPSIELKMNFGG, encoded by the exons ATGTCGTCGACGGGAGGCCCCAATGGCTCCAACGGGGACCAGGcgcaagcagcagcagcagcctcgcCCAGGCCATCGACAGCTGCATCTGGACCACCGCCATCACAGCCACCTCCAGCAACAGCTTCCCCCTCCGCCGCAGCGGACTCGGCAGCGACATCCAcccccgagctcgacgtcccCAAGCTCCAATCCCTCCCCGCCGAACAACAGGAGCTCTTCCTCCTGACATTCGTCACCACCCTGTCCAAGCACGTCCTCAGCCTGCCTGCCGATGACTGCACCGCCCAGCAGTTCTACCTCAAGAAGGAGATCTTCCAGATCATCAATCTTCCCTCGCCGCAGCCGAGCCGCGTAGTCAGGAACAACCTCGGCAAGTGTCTCGCTCACATCTTCGCCCACGGCGACAGGAAGCTCCTCTTCGAGACCATCAACGACctcatctccatcatctcggGCGCCAAATCCAAGGCCGATGCCGGACCCCGCACGAagcacgccgccgtcgcctgctTGGGCGACGTGTATGCCTCCGCCGGCGACAGCGCCATCGGCCTGCACCAGCTGGCCTGCGTCACGCTCGTCAAGCTGCTCAAGTCGTCCTCCAACAATGCGGGTCTCCGCGCCGCTGTCTTCGGGTCCCTGGGCAAGATCGTCAAGATGGTGGAGGGAAGCGTGGACGAGAACATCGCCAGGGACATTTTCAAACAATCGCGCAGCTACGCCACGAGCGACAAGGGctcgctcgtcgtcgtgtcgGCGTGTCGGTGTTTGAGAACCCTAGTCCGACACACGGCATACTTTGAAAACTCGAGCGACTTTGAGAAGCTCCAGGCCGTCATATTCAAGGTCATGgactcgagctcgtcgcAGGTGAGGCATGCCGCTGCGGAAGCGTtggccgaggccatgatACGGGGTTATTCCGAAActggcgtcgccgagggaGCTCCGGTGTCTTCCAAGGCATCGAGGAGGTTCTCAAAGAAACCCCCCAAGCGTACCGGGACACAGGCCAGCATGgtcgcggacgaggacgagctgcCCACTTCGCGGCCCGGCAGCCCCGCCCCAGGCGGAAAGAGGACGCAGGACCTTGCGCTCTCGCTCACCGAGATCCTCAAGGTTCTGTCGACGCAGTATGCCAAGATGCCGACGTCCAAcaaggcgagggcggccatTGGTGTCTGCTACGGCAAGGTCCTCAGGAAACTCGGCGAGAAGACGGTCGAGACGAACTACCTCAGGATCCTCGAAAATTTGACCATCGACCTGTTGGGACAGcccaacatcgccaacaacCGGTATCGTCTTCTCATATCGAGGCGCATCGTCGATACGATCCTCCAGGACATCGTCGGCCAGAAGATCCTTGGCGAGTCTGGTCAGACGTCAGCGGCCAAGTCGATCATCAACGACATACTTAAGAACTACCCTCAAGCTTTGACCGAACGCCCGGAGCCGTCAAAAAGCACTCTGATTGCGGCTCTCGGCGCTGTGGCGTCACTCATAAACAACCTTGGTTCTGCGGCGAACAACTTTGCAGAGTCCTGCAGAGACGGTCTTCTCCAGGTCCTCCAGCACCCCAGCTACTCAGTCCAGGTCCACGCTTCGGCATGCATGAAGGCGTTCGTGCTGGCATGTCCGCAGCAGCTCCTGCCCTGCTTGTCTGTGTGCATGAACAGCCTAAGCCGCGAGTTGTCTCTGCTCACGAGCGGAAGAAACTCCCCGCGACGATGTGTGGGATTTGCTCATGGTCTGGCGGCAACGCTGAGCGCCAGTCCTGCGCGGCCTTTACATGGATCCGTCGACATTAACAGCCGTGTCTTGACTATGGCCACGAACCTGCTGAAGTCGAGTGGGCAGTCTGAGCTGAGGGTCTCGAGCACCCAGATCCAGGTCGCGTGGATCTTGATCGGGGGTCTCATGTCCCTCGGGCCCAATTTTGTCAAGATTCATCTGTCACAGCTCCTTCTGCTCTGGAAGAATGCGCTGCCGAAGCCGTTGTCGAAAGATAACACCGCCCACAGGAGCTTTCTGGAGGCATCGTTTCTGACGCATGTCAGGGAGTGTGCTCTGGGATCCATCCTGTCATTTCTGCAGTTTAACAACCGGCTGTTGACGGTCGATGTTTCCAAACGCATAGCCACGATGCTCCAAAACACATCGGCATTCCTGCGAACGCTGCCCTCGAAGAAGATCACCGACGACGTAGCGCAGAGGCTGACGCCGGCGCTGCAGCTGCACGATCTCGACATGATGGTCCAGCGCCGAGTTCTCCAGTGCTACATCAAGCTGGTCAACTTGAgcccggccggcggcagcgaagCCCTGCTCCAGTCCAACCTCCTCACGATCGCCATATCGCTCTTCGCGGACCCGGAAAACTACTCTGCCAACTCCCTCAGCGCGTCCATTGCGAACGCCGCAGCCACGTTCGAGACTGTCTGGGACGTGGGCGACAACTCGGGATTCGGCATCACCGGCCTGATTTCCGGCTTCAAAATCAAGGGCCTCCCTGGGCAGCAAGACAACTTGATTGAAGGAACGCCGGTCGAAACGGACACCCCCGAAGAGGCGATTGACAGGTTGCTGCTGTCGCCGGTTTGTGGCACCCTGGAACACGACGCATCTCTGCTGTATGTGGGCGACACGGCATCGGAGCCGACGAACCCCGATCCGCCGGCCACCGAGGTCATCAACATGGCCATCCAGCTGTTTGCCTTTGTGTTTCCGCTCACGCCTGCCAAGGTACAGGAGAGCGTTCTCGAGCAGGTCAGGACGTTCATGTCAGCCGGAACCCTGCTGAGAGACACCGGGAGGAAGGCAGccatcaacgtcaacgtcTCTGTCGCGATTCTGTCGACGCTGCGTGTGGCCGTCAAGGAGACCCAGTCGTCTCCCGGCAACGTTACCAACCTTGCAGTGGAGAGGCTCCTCCAGGACATGCTACGAgacttcgtcatcgacggGGATCAGTATGTCCGGAGTGTTGCTTATGCAGCTGTTGCGAGACTTTGCAACGCTTGCGGCAACGCCTTCACCAACCACGAAATCAAGTACCTCGTCGACACCATCGTCAGCAATCGCGAGCCGAGTGCTCGCGCGGGATGTGCCATGGCACTGGGATCCATTCAAACGAAGGTTGGTGGCATGGCGGCGGGTTACCATTTGAAGACAatcctcggcatcctcatGTCCCTGTGCAACGATCCCCACCCCACTGTCCACTTCTGGGCGTTGGAGGCACTGGCCCTGGCATCGGACGCTGCCGGGCTGAGTTTCGCCTCATACGTGCCCAGCACGCTTGGAATGCTCGCGCAGCTCTACGTCTCCGACACGCACCACCCGGAGATATCGTCCGCCATCACCATGAACCTCGAGATGGAGCTGTCTACGCCGGCAGCCATCACTCGATGCGTCGACTCCCTCATCAACGTGCTTGGCCCCGACCTGCAGGACTCCACCAAATCGCGGGAGCTCATCCTCAACCTCGTTAATCAGCTccaagaggaggacgacttGCTCGTGCAACGGGCCACTCTGAGCTGTCTCGAACACCTGTCGCTGTACGCCCCCGGCTATATGAACTTTGAGGAGTACGTCAGGTTGCTCCAAAGGTACCTCAGGTCAGAGTACCCAATCCTGCGGgacgttgccgtcgacgGTCTCTACAACATCATGAAGAGAGACCCGAACGATGTGATCAAAGCCGCGGAGCAGGGACTCGAGGACCACCTGTGGCTGGTGTTGGATACCGCGCCAACGCACGACGGCATTAGGAACATCATCAGAAACTGGATGCGCCAGACGTGTCTCGCGGACACGGGACTCTGGCTTCAGAGGTTCCAAAACGTGCTGAAAATGACCagggccaaggccaaggaggagtcGGACACCGGTATCAAGAAGTCGGGCGGCATGCCGGATCTGCAGGACGAGGAAGTCGCCGGCTTTGCTGGCACCGCCAAGGACGACCAAGACAACAAGGCCGCGTCCGAGGTCGAGCCTCTTCGATGGCAGGTGACGACCTTCGCGATCGGCTGCATCAGCGACATGTTTGTCCTGATTGCAAAGGATGTGATGACGAACGGCGAGTCCGCCGCCCAGCTGGCGCTCCAGAACAAGATTGGCGATGTTGTCCGCATGGCCTTCTCCGCATCCACGTCAAGTGTACTGGAGCTGCGCGTCTGGGGTCTCAAGATCATCGGAGCAGTCCTCAAGATGTTCGGAAGGACGCCGGACCCGGACTTTGAAGAAGCCATGCTCCTGGAGCAGTACCAGGCCCAGATCAGCTCGGCGCTCACGCCCGCCTTCGCCGCAGACTCGTCGCCTGAGTTGGCCTCTGAAGCCGTCAACGTCTGCGCTGGCTTCATCTCGACAGGTATAGTCACGGATGTCGACAGAATGGGGCGCATCCTCAAGACGCTGGTATCCGCGCTCGAGAACTTCTCCAAAGAACACGAGAACGCCGGTATCGGTGACCTCAAGGGTCTTAGCTCCAACGCTCAAGTCATGGTCAAGATGTCGGTTTTCTCGGCATGGGCGGAGCTTCAAGTTGCCAGCTCCGAGCAGAAGTACCTTCTCGACGTGTTGAAGCCGCATATTGGAACGCTGACGCCGCTGTGGCTCGAGTCTCTTCGCGAGTTTGCCCGCCTGCGCTTCGAGCCCGACATATCGATGACGCTGGGACCCCCGTCGCTGTCTGGCAGTCTCGACACCATCTACGCGGCCCTGAATCGAGAGACTCTGCTCAAGTTCTACCAAGAGTCGTGGctcaagctcgtcgacgccattgCCAGCTTGATCGAGCAGGACAGCGAGTTCGTCTTTGATGCTTTGGACGGAAAGGAGTCGGAGGGAATCAACACCAACGGCCACACCAAGGGGCCCGACATCAACTACCGCGACGAACCTGTCGCAttcttcttcgtcctgtTCGGTATCGCCTTCGAGGCCCTGGCCACGCGTCCTGGCCAGAGTGACTCGCTGGCTACCCAAGAGCAGAACTTGGCCATCCTGCAGGCTCTCAAGAAGATCCTTCACCCCAGTGTGTCAGGCCATGCCATCTACAGAGAGGCCATCTTCTCGGAGACGAtggacctcctcgaccggcTGGTGTTGACCGAGGGTCTCGACGTCCAGGGCGTCATTGTCGAGATTGCGAGGGCGCTGTGCGTCTCACACCCGTCCGCACGCAAGAAAGActccggcgacgacggcgacctgtCCGACGACATCGACCAGCTGTTCGAGCTCACGCGCATCATCGTGCTAGTGCTCGCGGGACTCCTGCCCAACCTCGCTGAAGCGAACCAGCCCGTCCGCCATCAGATGACGGAGGAGGCCGTGCTGCTGATCCGCTCGTCGCTGAAtgcgctcgtcgacgccgccgaggtcttCCCGTCCATCATCAAGACCGATCTCCACGCCTGCATCATCCACATTCTGGCCACCATCCTCGCGACCCCAGGGTGCCAGGAGGTCATCGTCCCACAGTCCCTGCCCACGCTCAAGCGCTTCGTCGGGAGCATGACCAAGTCACGCagagcaggcggcggcggcgaggacggcaaaAGCCCGTCGCCCACGGATGTCCAGCTGCAGGGTTGCCTGCGCCGGTTTCTGTCCATCTACCTCAACGGCCAGAAGCGCGAGGTGCCGACGTCCCTCACCTGCGTCAAAAACTGTCTGCTGGCGAGCACCATCCTGTTTACGGGCGGCACGAACCACCTGGCGGCGAACGATCCGCTGGTGGCGAGAtacctcgacgaggtggtCGATTGCCTCACGGACCGCATG ACGGCCAAGATCGCAGCAAACTGCATCAGGTCTCTTATCCTGCAAGCCAACCCGACACCCGCAGACCATACCATCGCGCGCTACCTCCTCCCGCGCCTCATCGCCTTTGTCGCCAACACGGCGCCGGAGGATCCGGAGAACGCGCGGTCCATGATTGCGCATTCGCTCAGCCAGTACGTGGGCGTCGTGCCGCGAGACCGCGTCCCCGTCGCCATGGCGCTCGTGCTGCCCACCCTCTTGGCGCGCGCGTCGtccgagggcgaggactgCTACCGTGACACGTCGGCGAGGCTGCTGGAGCTCGCGGCGGTCGACCAGAACGCGTTCCgcagcatcgtcgccggGTTGAACGACGGGCAGAGGGCGTTCCTCGAAGAGGTGATCCGGTGGGGCCGGCAGCAGGGGCCGGCGGAGCAGACGGCCGGCGGGGCTTCGGGCCAGCCGAGCATTGAGTTGAAGATGAACTTTGGGGGCTGA
- a CDS encoding Duf28 domain-containing protein, with translation MRPLAPVPVRSIASRIFAAPAPRVQPAFPFCHQCLRPLSTTPAAPSGHNKWSKIKHRKGAADAQKNSMRSQHSKMIALYSRPGVPKNVIDSAVARGQGRTASGASLEPLTLEAILPPGVALIIEAETESKARSLQDLKVLIKRHKGAANAAAFFFTRLGRVVFEAAGEGGGGPGVDDILDDAIEAGAEDLEADDDGNLVVWTQPNMTNAVASGVGPKFGLKLLSSDIIWSANDDTKVKLDKGLEATSLADLLAALQEFPEVQAVYGNPVKGDMSEEEWARIEENLDS, from the exons atgcGCCCGCTCgcccccgtccccgtccgGAGCATCGCGTCGCGCATCTTCGCCGCGCCCGCACCTCGAGTCCAACCCGCATTCCCGTTCTGCCACCAATGCCTCCGCCcgctctcgacgacgcccgccgcgccgagcgGTCACAACAAGTGGTCCAAGATCAAGCACAGGAAAGGCGCCGCAGACGCGCAGAAGAACAGCATGCGTAGCCAGCACTCCAAGATGATTGCCCTCTACTCACGAC CCGGCGTCCCAAAGAACGTGATCGACTCCGCCGTAGCCCGCGGCCAAGGCCGCACCGCGTCGGGCGCCTCCCTCGAGCCCCTgaccctcgaggccatcctGCCCCCCGGCGTCGCCCtcatcatcgaggccgagacggagagcAAGGCCCGCAGCCTGCAGGACCTCAAGGTCCTGATCAAGAGGCACAAGGGCGCGGCCAAcgcggccgccttcttcttcacgcGCCTCGGgcgcgtcgtcttcgaggcggccggcgagggcggcggcgggccgggcgtcgacgacatcctggacgacgccatcgaggcgggcgccgaggacctcgaggccgacgacgacgggaaCCTCGTCGTATGGACGCAGCCCAACATGAccaacgccgtcgccagCGGCGTCGGCCCCAAGTTTGGCCTGAAGCTGCTCAGCTCCGACATTATCTGGtccgccaacgacgacacCAAAGTCAAGCTCGACAAGGGCCTCGAGGCGACCTCGCTGGCCGACCTGCTGGCCGCTCTGCAGGAGTTCCCCGAGGTGCAAGCCGTGTACGGGAACCCCGTCAAGGGAGACATGTCCGAGGAGGAGTGGGCAAGAATCGAGGAGAACCTGGACTCCTGA